The DNA window GGGCGGGATCGAATCGGTGGCCGGGTCCGGGACGGGCGCGCTGTCCCCGAGGGCAGGAGAGGGGGCCTGGCCGGGGCTCTGCCGCGACGCGGCGGGAATTTCTTGCGGAATGGCGACCGAAGGCTTCGGGGCCTGGGCAACGGGCGGGGCCGGGGCGGCCGCGACCTCATTTGCCGTCGGCGCGGCGCCTTGCGGCGAAGCAGGTGCGGATGGCGGCCGGGAGGGCGCCTCGTGCGGGGGATGATCGGCGTCGAGCCCGGGCAGGATGGCCTCGTCCGGCTCGGGCCGGGGGCGGCGGCGCATCGGGACGATCTCCGCCGCCTCTGCCTCGGCATCGAGCGCCATCGGTGCTTCTGTATCGGTATCGGTATCGGTATCGGGGGCCGGGTCGAGGGGCGCGGCGATCTCGTCGGCTTCGGCATCGTCGAGAGGTTGCGAGAGGGCGACGACATGCCTGACGCCCTCTTCGCGCAGGATTTTCTGCACGCCCCGGATCGTCAGCCCGTCTTCATGCAGAAGTCTCTTGATGCCGCCCAGAAGCAGCATGTCGGAGGGGCGGTAATAGCGACGTCCGCCGGCGCGCTTGACCGGTTTGACCTGGGTGAACCGGCTTTCCCAGAACCGCAGGACATGGGCCGGGGTGTCCAGCCAGGTCGAGACCTCGCTGATGGTACGGAAGGCCTCGGGGGACTTGTCCGTGGCCAATGCCGATCAGCCCCTGTTGCCGGCCGCGACGCGGTCCTTCATCAGATGCGAGGGACGAAAGCTCAGCACCCGGCGCGGATGGATCGGAACCTCTTCACCGGTTTTCGGATTGCGTCCGATCCGGGCCGCTTTCGAACGCACCGAGAAGGTCCCGAAGGACGAGATCTTGACCGTCTCGCCGCGGACCAGAGCATCCGACATGTGCTGAAGCACGCTTTCGACCAGATCCGCGGATTCGTTGCGCGACAGCCCGACCTCGCGGAAAACCGCTTCGGTCAGGTCCATGCGTGTCAGTGTGTTGCCTGCCATTCTCTCCCCCATTTGTGACAATACCCATTGAAACCCTTGACTGCCAAAACCTTAGGTAGATTTGAATTTCCGAGTCAATACAGGGAACTTGCCGGTTGGGGCGAGGGCGGCGACAGCGGCGCGCCTACCAGCGCAGCACCACCGAGCCCCAGGCCAGACCGCCGCCGATTGCCTCGGTCACCACCAGATTTCCCGGGACGATCCGGCCCTCCTGCCGACCCACCGACAGCGCCAGCGGGATCGAGGCGGCCGAGGTGTTGCCATGGTCCTGAACCGTGACGACGACTTTCTCCATCGGCAGATGCAGCCGCTGCGCGGTGGCCTTGATGATCCTCAGATTGGCCTGATGCGGTACCAGCCAGTCGACATCGGAGCCCTCGAGCCCGACCTTGCCAAGGGCGGAATGGGCGGTGTCGGCCAGTTTCTCGACGGCATGGCGGAACACTTCCTTGCCATGCATTCTCAGATGCCCGGAGGTGCCGGTCGAGACCCCGCCATCGACATAGAGGATGTCGCGGTGGCGCCCGTCCGAATTGAGATCGACCGAGAGGATGCCGCGATCGGCGGTGGTGCCCGTGCCTTCGGCCGCTTCGAGAATCAGCGCGCCCGCCCCGTCGCCGAACAACACGCAGGTGCCGCGATCGGTCCAGTCCATGATCCGGCTGAAGGTCTCGGCGCCGATCACCATGACCCTGTGGGCAAGTCCCGCGGAAATCATCGCATTGGCATTGGCCAGCGCGAAGACGAAGCCGGCGCAGACCGCCTGGACGTCATAGGCGAAGCCCCGGGTCATGCCGATCCCGGCCTGCACCATGGTGGCGGCCGAGGGAAAGGTCAGATCGGCGGTCGAGGTGGCCAGCACGATGGCGTCCAGATCATCGGCCGCGAGCCCGGCATCCTCGAGCGCGGCCTGCGCCGCGGCCACGGCCATCTGCGAGGTGGTCTCGCCCTCGGCTGCGAAATGCCGCCGCTCGATCCCCGAGCGGGTCCGGATCCATTCATCCGATGTGTCGAGCGTCGCCTCGAATTCCGCGTTTTCCACCACGCGCGCCGGAAGATAATGCCCGACGCCCCGGACGATCGCCCTCGTACTCATGTTTACCTCTTGCTCCCCCCGGCCTGGATCCCGGCCGTTTCCGGTCCCGCCGCATTGCTGGCCGCAACCCGTGCCGCCAGCCGTTCGGTGAAGCCCGACTGCGCCAGTTCGAAGGCGAGCTTGACAGCAGAGGACACGCCGGTCGCATCCGACGCACCATGCGATTTCACCACAGTTCCGTTCAGCCCGAGAAACACGCCGCCATTGGCGCGCCTCGGGTCCATCCGCTTTTTCAGTCGCCTGAGCGAGGTATAGGCCAGCAGCGCCGCCATCTTCGACAGCGGCGTCGCGGTGAAGGCCTCGCGCATGAAATCGCCCAGAAGCTTGGCCGTGCCCTCGCCGGTCTTCAGCGCGATATTGCCGGTGAAGCCGTCGGTCACGATCACGTCGACCTTGGAGGACGGGATGTCGCCGCCCTCGACGAAGCCGACGAAGCTGTAATTCGCGTCCTTGGCGGCGGCATTGATCAGGTCATGCGCGGCCTTCATCTCGGCACGCCCCTTGTTCTCTTCGGTGCCGACATTCAACAGCCCGACCCGCGGCCGCTCGAGCCCCAGCCCGTTGCGGGCATAGGAGGTGCCCATCAGCGCATATTGCAGCAGATCGCGCTCATCGGCGCGGACATCCGCGCCGACATCCAGCATGATGTTGAACCCGACCGGATTGCGCGAGGGCCAGAGGCAGGCGATGGCCGGCCGGTTGACGCCCGGCAGCTTGCGCAGCCGCATGATCGACAGCAGCATCAGCGCCCCGGTATTGCCACAGGAGACGGCGACTGTGGCCTCGCCATTGCGCACCGAATCGATGGCCGACCACATCGAGGTGTCCTGGCCATGCCGCATGACGTGGCTTGGTTTGGCGTCCATGGTGACGACGCCATCCGCATGCCGGATCTCCACCCGCCCGCGCAGGGGCTTGCGGCGGGCGACGAGCCGTTCGAGCTCGTCCCGCTGCCCATGCAGGATGAAGCGGATGTCCGGATTCTTGGCGGCGGAGAGGGAAATGCCTGCGACGACGGCCGCAGGCCCGCGGTCGCCACCCATGGCGTCCACCGAAATAACGGTGCGCGGGGCGGCGCGCAGCTCCTGGGGGTGCTCTGAGGTCATGGACTGACGCGCGCCTTTTGGGGCAGATTATGCCGCGTCGTCTTCGTCCAGGTCGATCTCGTCGGCTTGGGCCACGACCTCGCGTTCGTCGTAATGGCCGCAGGCCGCACAGACATGGTGCGGACGCTTCAGCTCGCCGCAGTTCGAGCACTCGGCGGGATTGTCCGCGACCAGAGCATCATGCGAACGGCGTTGGTTGCGGCGGGACCGCGTGACTTTATTCTGAGGGACAGCCATGTCTCAACCTCGGTCTGGAGGGGCCTTGGCCCGGTGTTCTTTATGTGGGAACGCGCCTCTCTCAGCGCCCTTGGCGCGGCGTCCGACCCATCTTGCAAGCGAGGCCGGGAACATACTGCGATTCTGGTTGGGTGCAAGCCCCTTTCTGGTCCCTTGCGTGGAGGCGACGCCCGGACGTGGCGCCAGTGCTGGCGGCAGGGCGCCGAGCGTCTGTCCCGTGGTCTGTCTCCCCGGGGGCGGGCGGGGTCCGGAGGGGTCAGTCGGACGTGCCGTCGCTGTCCGCGTCGTCGCCGGAGGGGCGCAGCCGGGCCAGTGCGGCAAAGGGTTTCAATTCGGCATCCTGCATCGGGGCCACGCCCGGCGCGGCAAAGACCGCCTCGCCGAGATCGGCCCCCTCGGCACGGGGATAGAGCGGCATCGCCAGGGCCAGCGCCTCTTCCATGACCAGGGCCAGGTCGAGCCTGTCGGGCAGCGGTTCCTCGTTGTCGTCCTCGGGCATTTCGATTTCTTCGGCCTCGGGTCGGGTTGGCATGTCGGCGCGGTAGAGGCGGAGCACGTCGGTGTCGATCCGGGTGGAAACCGGCGCCAGGGTCACGACGCAGGGCTGCACCACCGTGGCGCCGAGGCTGGCCTCGAGGCGCCAGTCGGCCTGTCCCTCGGGACAGAGCTCGCCGAAAAAGCGCAGTTTTTTCAGTGTTGTTATCCCCAGTCGCTCGGCCAGCGCGGCGCGTTCTTCGGGATCGGGCACCAGCTCGAAGGCGATGGGCTCGCGGCTGCGAAGCCCGGCAAGCCGGAGGCTGCGGGGCGCTGTCTTTGCGGGGTTTCGGGGCTGTTCCGGCATGTTGGCCATGGTTCACGTTCCATTCTTGAACCCGGGGCGTGCGATCTGCTAAGCGGGATAGAAGTGAAAAACCCCTGTGACAAGAGGTTGCGATGGCAAGGCCCCGCGCAGTGCACGCCAGATTGGCGCTGGCTGCCGTTCTCTCCGCCAGTCTTCTGGCGTGTTCTCCGATCCACCGCAGCCACGGCTATGCTCCGTCCGAGGAGGATCTGGCCGCGATCTCGGTGGGAGTCGATACCCGCGACAGCGTGGCCGAACTGGTCGGTCCGCCGACCATGGGCGGCGTGAAGCGCGACGAGGCGTGGTATTACGTGCAAAGCGACTGGAAGACGGTCGGCTTCCGCGAGCCGAAGGAAACCGAGCGCCAGGTCGTGGCGATTTCCTTCGACGACTCGGGGACGGTCGAGAATGTCGAACGGTTCGGGCTCGAGGACGGTCGCGTGATCGCGCTGAACCGTCGCGTGACCGAGGCAAACGTCAAGGGCGTTTCCTTCCTGCGGCAGCTTCTGGGCAATATCGGCCAGTTCAGCGCCGAGGATGTCCTGCGCGACCGCTGATCTCCGCTCCGGCCGTGCCCGACCGGGGGCCCGTCCGAGGGGTCCCGCGAGCTTGGGGGCGGAGGCTCAGGTTCCGCCTTCGGTGGTCTCCTCCGGTTCGAACGTCAGCGCCACGCCGTTGATGCAATAGCGCAATCCGGTCGGTGCCGGGCCGTCGGGAAAGACATGGCCCAGATGCGCGGCACAGCTGGCGCAATGCACCTCGGTACGCGTCATCAGAAGGCGCCGGTCGGTGCTCTCTCCCAGCGCGTCGGGGTCGACCGGGCGGGTGAAGCTGGGCCAGCCGCTACCGCTGTCGAACTTGTCGGCCTGATCGAAGAGCGGCGCGCCGCAGCAGAGGCAGGCGAAGGTGCCGGGCGTTTTCGGGAAGTTGTCATGCGAGAAGGGGCGTTCGGTTGCATGCTCGCGGGTTACCCGGTAGGCGAGATCCGGAAGCCGGTCTCGCCAGTCGGGGTCGGTCTCGGGCGTTTTCTGGGTCATTTGGTCTCGCGGGTTCTGTCAGGGTTTCGTCACATCTTGTGTGATATCGGCCGTGGGACAATATCTAGGCGGGCAGTCCCGCCCCGCCAGCCCCCTGGAGCCGTCACGATGCTGTCACTTCGCAAGGGTCGCTATGCCGCGCGGCTGGCCGAGACCCCGTCCGATATTCTCGCCGCACAGCGGCTGCGTTACCGCGCGTTCCGCGCCAGCAGGGCGCATCCCGAGGGGACCGACGCGGATGCCTTCGATACGCTCTGTCGTCATGTCCTGGTCGAAGAGACCCGCAGCGGTACCCTGGTCTGCTGCTTTCGGCTGCTGCCGCTGAGAGGTGGAGCCGAGATCGGGCAGAGCTACTCGGCGCAGTATTACGAGCTTTCCGCGCTCGAGGCCTTCGAGGGGCCGATGGTCGAGATGGGACGGTTCTGCATCCATCCGGACTGGCGCGATCCCGATATCCTGCGCGTGGCCTGGGGAGCGATGACCCGATTCGTCGATGAGGAAGGGGTCGAGATGCTGTTTGGCTGTTCATCTTTCCGGGGAACCGAGGCCGAGACCTACATGGATGCCTTCGCGCTTCTGCAG is part of the Rhodovulum sp. MB263 genome and encodes:
- the rpmF gene encoding 50S ribosomal protein L32; its protein translation is MAVPQNKVTRSRRNQRRSHDALVADNPAECSNCGELKRPHHVCAACGHYDEREVVAQADEIDLDEDDAA
- a CDS encoding GNAT family N-acetyltransferase; this translates as MLSLRKGRYAARLAETPSDILAAQRLRYRAFRASRAHPEGTDADAFDTLCRHVLVEETRSGTLVCCFRLLPLRGGAEIGQSYSAQYYELSALEAFEGPMVEMGRFCIHPDWRDPDILRVAWGAMTRFVDEEGVEMLFGCSSFRGTEAETYMDAFALLQDRHLAPKRWLPRVKAPNVFRFGQMLRRRRPDARRAMLGMPPLLRSYLAMGGWVSDHAVVDRDLNTLHVFTGLEIRAIPASRKRLLRAAGG
- a CDS encoding beta-ketoacyl-ACP synthase III, whose translation is MSTRAIVRGVGHYLPARVVENAEFEATLDTSDEWIRTRSGIERRHFAAEGETTSQMAVAAAQAALEDAGLAADDLDAIVLATSTADLTFPSAATMVQAGIGMTRGFAYDVQAVCAGFVFALANANAMISAGLAHRVMVIGAETFSRIMDWTDRGTCVLFGDGAGALILEAAEGTGTTADRGILSVDLNSDGRHRDILYVDGGVSTGTSGHLRMHGKEVFRHAVEKLADTAHSALGKVGLEGSDVDWLVPHQANLRIIKATAQRLHLPMEKVVVTVQDHGNTSAASIPLALSVGRQEGRIVPGNLVVTEAIGGGLAWGSVVLRW
- the msrB gene encoding peptide-methionine (R)-S-oxide reductase MsrB; translation: MTQKTPETDPDWRDRLPDLAYRVTREHATERPFSHDNFPKTPGTFACLCCGAPLFDQADKFDSGSGWPSFTRPVDPDALGESTDRRLLMTRTEVHCASCAAHLGHVFPDGPAPTGLRYCINGVALTFEPEETTEGGT
- a CDS encoding outer membrane protein assembly factor BamE encodes the protein MALAAVLSASLLACSPIHRSHGYAPSEEDLAAISVGVDTRDSVAELVGPPTMGGVKRDEAWYYVQSDWKTVGFREPKETERQVVAISFDDSGTVENVERFGLEDGRVIALNRRVTEANVKGVSFLRQLLGNIGQFSAEDVLRDR
- a CDS encoding DUF177 domain-containing protein, which codes for MANMPEQPRNPAKTAPRSLRLAGLRSREPIAFELVPDPEERAALAERLGITTLKKLRFFGELCPEGQADWRLEASLGATVVQPCVVTLAPVSTRIDTDVLRLYRADMPTRPEAEEIEMPEDDNEEPLPDRLDLALVMEEALALAMPLYPRAEGADLGEAVFAAPGVAPMQDAELKPFAALARLRPSGDDADSDGTSD
- the ihfA gene encoding integration host factor subunit alpha — protein: MAGNTLTRMDLTEAVFREVGLSRNESADLVESVLQHMSDALVRGETVKISSFGTFSVRSKAARIGRNPKTGEEVPIHPRRVLSFRPSHLMKDRVAAGNRG
- a CDS encoding MerR family transcriptional regulator, with the translated sequence MATDKSPEAFRTISEVSTWLDTPAHVLRFWESRFTQVKPVKRAGGRRYYRPSDMLLLGGIKRLLHEDGLTIRGVQKILREEGVRHVVALSQPLDDAEADEIAAPLDPAPDTDTDTDTEAPMALDAEAEAAEIVPMRRRPRPEPDEAILPGLDADHPPHEAPSRPPSAPASPQGAAPTANEVAAAPAPPVAQAPKPSVAIPQEIPAASRQSPGQAPSPALGDSAPVPDPATDSIPPEAESLPGGLSEQAETAPDPAPEVTLPEQPVLAQPLGTDLPGTDPADDDPAFIPTSLPARSRLLKQGLRRLLDADPQAAGQAAERLARLGRSIGASARN
- the plsX gene encoding phosphate acyltransferase PlsX; the protein is MTSEHPQELRAAPRTVISVDAMGGDRGPAAVVAGISLSAAKNPDIRFILHGQRDELERLVARRKPLRGRVEIRHADGVVTMDAKPSHVMRHGQDTSMWSAIDSVRNGEATVAVSCGNTGALMLLSIMRLRKLPGVNRPAIACLWPSRNPVGFNIMLDVGADVRADERDLLQYALMGTSYARNGLGLERPRVGLLNVGTEENKGRAEMKAAHDLINAAAKDANYSFVGFVEGGDIPSSKVDVIVTDGFTGNIALKTGEGTAKLLGDFMREAFTATPLSKMAALLAYTSLRRLKKRMDPRRANGGVFLGLNGTVVKSHGASDATGVSSAVKLAFELAQSGFTERLAARVAASNAAGPETAGIQAGGSKR